In one Mucilaginibacter ginsenosidivorax genomic region, the following are encoded:
- a CDS encoding TonB-dependent receptor yields the protein MKKIYFFTFCFLILMKVGNAQQTAVKTISVNVQQATIEQFVTEIEAKTGYHFYYEPALFDSLKVTVKLDNKPVNAVLDAALKNTVFRYAITAEGQVFLTKGREIQPSLAAGFFGIKQGPETVKNNVTTTVAEFTDQKEKIIPEATTENKLYEIGNKTNTIGTGNATLSGYVRDSKSGEAVIGGSIFVTNTKTGVATDQFGYFTISLPKGRQILSIRGLGMRDTRRQIVLYSDGKLIIEMKEQVTSLKEVKISAEKVANVRNVQLGVNRLDIKSIKQVPTVFGEADVLRVVLTLPGVQSVGEATTGFNVRGGSADQNLILMNDATIYNPSHFFGFFSSFNPDIVKDIELYKSSIPEKFGGRLSSVLDVTNREGNKKKFTGSAGIGLITSRLNVEGPIIKDKTSFSFGGRTTYSDWLLKLLPEAYKHSQASFYDLNLDISHQINEKNNIYVTTYLSKDKFKLNSDTSYGYSNRNANIKWKHNFNDKLFSVIGAGVDRYQYDIASYDNPVNAYKLNFDINQTNFKADFTYYLNRKNTIDFGLSSIFYKLHPGNFQPNNPKSLVAPDVIPAQQALESALYLGDKYDFTEDFSVSGGIRYSIYNFLGPQLVYNYAPNLPKTTSNLLDSTNYSSGKFIKTYSGPEIRLSARYQLGDNTSLKGGYNTLRQYIHLLSNTTAIAPTDVWQLSDPNIKPQYGDQVSLGLYHNMKANTIETSVEIYYKRLRDYLDYRSGANLVLNHHIENDVLGTEGKAYGIEFLLKKTTGKANGWISYTYSRTFLRQTNPNEGELINGGAYYPANFDKPHDFNFIGNYRFSHRFSVSLNLTYSTGRPITLPVAKYEYGGSERVYYSDRNQYRIPDYFRSDFSMNIEGNHKVHQLTHNSFTIGVYNLTGRQNAYSTYFTEQGGVISGYKLSIFARPIPFINYNIRF from the coding sequence ATGAAAAAAATTTACTTTTTTACTTTTTGTTTTTTGATCCTGATGAAGGTTGGCAATGCCCAGCAAACGGCAGTTAAAACAATTAGCGTAAACGTACAACAAGCTACTATTGAGCAGTTTGTTACCGAAATTGAAGCCAAAACCGGCTATCATTTTTATTATGAACCAGCCTTATTTGATAGTTTAAAAGTAACCGTTAAGTTAGATAATAAGCCGGTTAACGCCGTGCTTGATGCCGCGTTAAAAAACACGGTGTTTCGTTACGCAATAACCGCTGAAGGCCAGGTGTTTTTAACCAAAGGCCGCGAGATACAACCATCGCTTGCTGCTGGCTTTTTTGGAATTAAACAAGGTCCGGAAACCGTAAAGAACAACGTAACTACAACTGTAGCAGAATTTACCGATCAGAAAGAAAAGATTATTCCGGAGGCGACTACAGAAAATAAATTATATGAGATAGGTAATAAAACTAACACAATTGGTACCGGCAATGCAACGCTATCGGGTTATGTTCGCGATAGTAAATCTGGCGAGGCGGTAATTGGGGGGAGCATTTTTGTTACCAATACCAAAACAGGGGTAGCGACAGACCAATTTGGCTATTTTACCATTAGCCTGCCCAAAGGCCGCCAGATTTTGAGCATCCGTGGCCTTGGCATGCGTGATACCCGCAGGCAAATTGTACTTTACTCTGATGGGAAGCTGATTATAGAAATGAAAGAGCAGGTTACCAGCCTGAAGGAAGTAAAAATATCGGCCGAGAAAGTTGCCAACGTACGTAATGTGCAATTGGGTGTAAACCGGCTTGATATCAAGAGTATTAAACAGGTGCCAACCGTATTTGGCGAGGCCGACGTGTTGAGGGTTGTATTAACGCTGCCAGGGGTACAATCAGTAGGCGAGGCTACAACCGGGTTTAACGTACGTGGCGGATCGGCAGATCAGAACCTTATTTTAATGAATGATGCTACGATTTATAATCCCTCGCATTTTTTTGGTTTTTTCTCATCATTTAACCCCGACATCGTAAAAGATATTGAGCTTTATAAAAGCAGCATTCCGGAAAAATTTGGAGGGCGCCTATCGTCAGTATTGGATGTTACCAACCGCGAAGGCAATAAAAAGAAGTTTACCGGTTCGGCAGGCATTGGTTTAATAACCAGCCGGCTTAATGTAGAGGGGCCTATTATTAAAGATAAAACGTCGTTTTCGTTTGGTGGCCGTACCACCTACTCTGATTGGTTGCTGAAATTGCTTCCCGAGGCTTATAAACACAGCCAGGCATCGTTTTACGATTTAAACCTCGACATCAGTCACCAGATAAATGAAAAAAATAATATTTATGTAACCACCTACCTGAGCAAAGATAAATTTAAGTTAAACAGCGATACATCTTACGGGTACAGCAACCGTAACGCCAATATTAAATGGAAGCATAATTTTAACGATAAGCTGTTTAGTGTAATAGGCGCCGGTGTAGACAGGTATCAATATGATATTGCCAGCTATGATAACCCGGTAAATGCTTACAAGCTTAATTTCGACATTAACCAAACCAACTTTAAAGCCGATTTTACCTATTATCTTAATCGTAAAAACACTATTGATTTTGGCCTAAGCTCTATTTTTTATAAGCTTCATCCCGGCAACTTTCAGCCCAATAACCCCAAGTCACTGGTAGCGCCCGATGTTATCCCGGCGCAGCAGGCTTTGGAGAGCGCCTTGTACCTGGGCGATAAGTATGATTTTACAGAAGACTTTTCGGTAAGCGGAGGCATCAGGTATTCTATATATAATTTCCTGGGGCCGCAATTGGTTTATAACTATGCACCTAATTTGCCAAAAACAACCTCAAACCTGCTGGATAGTACCAATTATAGCAGCGGTAAGTTTATTAAAACATATTCGGGACCCGAGATTCGCTTGTCGGCGCGTTACCAGCTGGGCGATAATACTTCTTTAAAGGGCGGTTACAATACGTTAAGGCAATACATCCATTTATTATCAAATACAACGGCCATTGCCCCTACCGATGTTTGGCAACTGAGCGACCCGAATATCAAACCACAATACGGCGACCAGGTATCGCTTGGCCTTTACCACAACATGAAAGCAAACACCATTGAAACATCTGTCGAAATTTATTATAAAAGACTAAGGGATTACCTGGATTACCGTAGCGGCGCCAACCTGGTATTAAACCACCATATTGAAAATGATGTATTGGGTACCGAAGGCAAGGCCTATGGTATTGAGTTTTTGCTGAAGAAAACTACAGGCAAGGCCAATGGATGGATAAGCTATACCTATTCGCGCACTTTTTTAAGGCAAACCAACCCTAACGAAGGCGAGCTCATTAACGGCGGCGCCTACTACCCGGCCAATTTTGATAAACCGCATGATTTTAACTTCATTGGCAACTACCGGTTTTCGCACAGGTTTAGCGTGTCATTAAATCTTACTTATAGCACCGGCAGGCCTATTACATTACCGGTGGCCAAATATGAGTACGGCGGATCGGAACGGGTATATTATTCTGACAGGAACCAGTACCGTATCCCTGATTACTTCCGTTCAGATTTTTCGATGAACATTGAGGGTAATCACAAAGTGCATCAGCTTACACATAACTCGTTCACCATAGGGGTATATAATTTAACCGGTCGGCAAAATGCATATTCTACCTATTTTACCGAACAGGGAGGCGTAATAAGCGGGTACAAGCTGTCTATTTTTGCCAGGCCAATTCCGTTTATCAACTATAACATCAGGTTTTAA
- the infB gene encoding translation initiation factor IF-2: MSEDKSIKLIKAVKELNIGMGTIVDFLATKGYKVDKHPMAQLNGDMYGALLKEFAFDKSIKEEAKQISIGKIRKEETAPLPEKPIENRRSRDFENEEILIKNAGQYTAPQAEKPKPVEPAAPVKTEERSDVLPGVKVIGKIDLNNLNAKPQPVAEKPAVAEAPKPEPVVEAPKPVVAEKPAVAEAPKPEPVVETPKPVVAETPKVEAPKPPVVEAPKVEEPKAEAPKPPVVQAPVVEAPAETPADGDDDVIRAKAERLTGPNIIGKIQLPVNAPKRNPIASSSNSNSADHKRKRKRKDSQGNPQQGGGGNHPQNQQGGGNHPPHTPSGGGTINPNRPDFRNRGNGAPGNGGPQQGGGGGNRPDFRGNRNNAPQNTGPKEEPSEKDIQDQIKATLARLSGAGKSGKFAQRAKFRRQKRDDVAASADELAMEQELQSKVLKVTEFVTANELALMMDVSVTQIISTCMSLGMFVSINQRLDAETLTIVADEFGYQVEFVKPQDEEANLDQPDDPADLVPRAPIVTIMGHVDHGKTSLLDFIRKTNVIGGEAGGITQHIGAYEVTLPDNKGKITFLDTPGHEAFTAMRARGAQVTDIVIIVIAADDSVMPQTREAINHAQAAGAPIIFAFNKIDRPGANSDKIREQLSAMNILVEEWGGKYQTQEISAKTGLNIELLLEKVLLEAELLELTANPNKRAVGTVIEAALDKGRGIVTTILVQAGRLKVGDPILAGCYSGRVKALTNERGQRVDSAGPSTPVQVLGMQGAPTAGDKFNVLESEVEAREIANKRLQLQREQGLRTQKHITLDEIGRRLAVGNFKELNIIVKGDVDGSIEALSDSLLKLSTEQIQVNIISKAVGQISESDVLLASASDAIIIGFQVRPSGSARKLAEAEQIDIRLYSIIYDAINEIKAAMEGMLAPTFEEKIVANVEIRETFKISKVGTIAGCMVLDGKINRNSKIRIVRDGVVIYTGELASLKRFKDDVKEVLTGYECGLNIQNFNNIEVGDIVEAYENVEVKRKL; encoded by the coding sequence ATGTCAGAAGACAAATCAATAAAATTAATTAAGGCGGTAAAAGAGCTCAACATTGGTATGGGTACCATTGTCGATTTTTTGGCGACTAAAGGCTATAAGGTTGACAAGCACCCCATGGCCCAGCTAAATGGCGACATGTACGGTGCATTGTTGAAGGAATTTGCCTTTGATAAAAGTATTAAAGAGGAAGCCAAGCAGATCAGTATCGGTAAGATAAGGAAAGAGGAAACTGCGCCGCTGCCTGAAAAGCCGATCGAAAATCGCCGTTCACGCGATTTTGAGAACGAAGAGATACTGATCAAAAATGCCGGCCAATATACCGCGCCGCAGGCCGAGAAACCGAAACCGGTTGAGCCTGCTGCCCCGGTGAAAACCGAGGAGCGCAGTGATGTACTGCCCGGAGTTAAGGTAATTGGGAAAATTGACCTTAATAATCTGAATGCTAAACCACAGCCTGTTGCCGAAAAGCCTGCTGTAGCAGAAGCGCCAAAACCAGAGCCGGTTGTGGAAGCGCCTAAACCTGTTGTTGCCGAAAAGCCGGCCGTAGCAGAAGCGCCAAAACCAGAGCCTGTTGTTGAAACACCAAAACCGGTTGTTGCCGAAACCCCTAAAGTTGAAGCACCAAAACCACCTGTGGTTGAAGCACCAAAGGTAGAAGAACCCAAAGCAGAGGCGCCAAAACCTCCTGTTGTACAGGCACCTGTTGTTGAAGCCCCGGCCGAAACACCGGCAGATGGCGATGACGACGTAATACGGGCCAAGGCAGAGCGCCTTACAGGCCCTAATATTATTGGTAAAATACAACTGCCTGTTAATGCGCCAAAACGCAATCCGATAGCATCTTCATCAAATTCAAACAGCGCCGATCATAAGCGCAAAAGGAAACGTAAAGATAGCCAGGGCAATCCGCAGCAAGGTGGCGGTGGTAATCATCCGCAAAACCAGCAAGGTGGTGGTAACCATCCTCCGCATACCCCATCGGGTGGCGGTACTATTAACCCTAACCGTCCGGATTTCCGGAACCGGGGTAATGGTGCACCAGGAAACGGAGGCCCTCAGCAAGGAGGCGGCGGTGGAAACCGCCCTGATTTCAGAGGCAACCGTAACAATGCGCCGCAAAATACCGGCCCTAAGGAAGAGCCTTCAGAAAAAGATATACAAGACCAGATTAAAGCAACGCTTGCACGCTTAAGCGGTGCCGGTAAGTCGGGCAAATTTGCACAGCGGGCCAAATTCCGCCGTCAAAAACGCGATGACGTTGCCGCCAGTGCCGATGAATTGGCAATGGAGCAGGAGCTGCAATCGAAAGTATTAAAGGTTACCGAGTTTGTAACTGCCAATGAGCTTGCATTAATGATGGATGTATCTGTAACCCAGATTATATCTACCTGTATGAGCCTGGGCATGTTCGTATCTATTAACCAAAGGCTTGATGCAGAAACATTAACCATTGTGGCCGACGAATTTGGCTACCAGGTTGAATTTGTGAAGCCACAGGATGAAGAGGCTAACCTTGACCAGCCAGATGATCCGGCAGATTTAGTTCCCCGTGCGCCAATTGTAACCATCATGGGTCACGTGGATCATGGTAAAACATCATTGTTGGATTTTATCCGCAAAACAAACGTAATAGGCGGCGAAGCCGGGGGTATAACCCAGCACATTGGTGCCTATGAAGTTACCTTGCCAGATAATAAAGGAAAGATCACATTCCTGGATACACCGGGTCACGAGGCGTTTACCGCCATGCGTGCAAGGGGTGCACAGGTTACAGATATTGTAATCATTGTAATTGCTGCTGATGACAGCGTGATGCCGCAAACCCGCGAGGCCATAAACCACGCGCAGGCTGCAGGTGCACCAATCATCTTCGCTTTCAATAAAATTGACAGGCCTGGTGCTAATTCGGATAAGATCCGTGAGCAACTATCGGCCATGAACATTTTGGTTGAAGAGTGGGGCGGTAAATACCAAACACAAGAGATATCGGCCAAAACCGGTTTAAATATCGAACTACTGTTAGAGAAGGTATTGCTTGAAGCCGAATTACTTGAACTGACAGCCAATCCTAATAAACGTGCCGTAGGTACTGTTATTGAGGCTGCATTAGATAAAGGCCGCGGCATTGTAACCACTATATTGGTACAGGCAGGCCGTTTAAAAGTAGGTGATCCTATTTTGGCCGGTTGCTATAGCGGTCGTGTTAAGGCATTAACCAACGAGCGTGGGCAACGGGTTGATTCTGCGGGGCCTTCAACACCTGTACAGGTATTGGGTATGCAGGGGGCGCCTACAGCCGGTGATAAATTCAACGTATTGGAAAGTGAAGTTGAAGCACGTGAAATTGCCAACAAGCGTTTGCAACTACAACGCGAGCAAGGTTTGCGTACGCAGAAACACATTACACTTGATGAGATTGGCCGTCGTTTGGCAGTTGGTAACTTTAAGGAGCTTAACATTATTGTTAAGGGCGACGTGGACGGATCTATCGAGGCGTTATCAGATTCATTGCTGAAACTATCTACCGAGCAGATACAGGTTAATATTATATCTAAAGCGGTGGGTCAGATCTCCGAATCAGACGTTTTGCTGGCTTCGGCATCAGATGCAATTATCATTGGTTTCCAGGTTCGTCCTTCGGGAAGTGCCCGTAAACTGGCCGAGGCTGAGCAGATCGACATTAGGCTATACTCTATCATCTACGATGCCATTAACGAGATTAAGGCGGCGATGGAAGGTATGCTTGCACCAACCTTTGAAGAGAAGATTGTTGCAAACGTGGAGATCCGCGAAACCTTCAAGATCAGCAAGGTGGGTACCATTGCAGGTTGTATGGTGCTTGATGGTAAAATTAACCGCAACAGCAAAATCCGCATCGTTCGTGATGGCGTGGTTATATACACCGGCGAGCTTGCTTCACTGAAACGCTTTAAAGATGATGTGAAAGAAGTATTGACTGGTTACGAGTGCGGTTTGAACATCCAAAACTTCAACAATATTGAAGTAGGCGACATTGTTGAAGCTTACGAAAATGTAGAAGTAAAACGCAAGTTATAA
- the nusA gene encoding transcription termination factor NusA, whose product MSNINLIDSFQEFKDFKNIDRPTMMSVLEDVFRSMIRKKYGTDENCDVIVNTDNGDLEIWRTRKVMEDGFSEDDDLEVELAEAKLFDPDLEVGDEQIEQITLESFGRRAILAARQTLVSKILELEKDEIFKKYKDRVGEIVTGEVYQVWKKETLVLDDEGNELLLPKTEQIPADYFKKGDSVKAVVHKVDMLNSNPKIIISRTAPEFLQRLFELEVPEIFDGLITIKKIVREPGERAKVAVESYDDRIDPVGACVGMKGSRIHGIVRELKNENIDVINFTNNIQLYIQRALSPAKITSIKLDDEKKTAAVYLKPDQVSLAIGRGGHNIKLAGKLTGYEIDVYREADEHDEDVDIEEFTDEIDSWIIDEFKRIGLDTAKSVLALTVGELVKRTDLEEETVKEVLSILNAEFE is encoded by the coding sequence ATGAGCAATATTAATTTAATTGATTCTTTTCAGGAATTTAAAGATTTCAAGAACATTGACCGCCCAACCATGATGAGCGTTTTGGAAGACGTTTTCAGAAGTATGATCAGGAAAAAATACGGCACAGATGAAAATTGCGACGTGATTGTTAATACCGACAACGGTGACTTAGAGATTTGGCGCACCCGTAAGGTTATGGAAGATGGGTTTAGCGAAGATGATGACCTGGAGGTTGAACTGGCCGAAGCAAAATTGTTTGATCCGGATTTGGAAGTAGGCGATGAGCAAATTGAGCAAATTACCCTGGAAAGCTTTGGCCGCCGTGCTATTTTAGCGGCACGCCAAACACTGGTTTCAAAAATTTTGGAACTGGAGAAAGACGAGATCTTTAAAAAATACAAAGATCGTGTGGGCGAAATTGTTACCGGCGAAGTTTACCAGGTTTGGAAAAAAGAAACCCTTGTACTTGATGATGAAGGCAACGAATTGCTGCTGCCAAAAACAGAGCAGATTCCGGCCGACTACTTTAAAAAAGGCGATAGCGTAAAAGCTGTTGTACATAAGGTAGATATGCTGAATAGCAACCCTAAAATTATCATTTCGCGTACTGCGCCAGAGTTTTTACAGCGTTTGTTTGAACTGGAAGTGCCCGAAATTTTTGATGGCTTAATCACCATTAAAAAAATTGTACGCGAGCCGGGCGAAAGGGCTAAGGTTGCCGTAGAATCATACGATGACCGTATTGACCCGGTTGGTGCCTGCGTGGGTATGAAGGGTTCACGTATACATGGTATCGTTCGCGAATTAAAAAATGAAAATATTGATGTGATTAACTTCACCAACAATATCCAGCTCTATATTCAGCGTGCATTGTCGCCTGCCAAAATCACATCTATTAAATTAGATGATGAGAAAAAAACAGCAGCAGTGTACTTAAAGCCCGACCAGGTTTCTTTAGCTATTGGCCGTGGTGGTCACAATATTAAACTGGCAGGTAAATTAACCGGCTATGAGATAGATGTTTACCGCGAGGCTGATGAGCATGATGAGGATGTGGATATTGAAGAATTTACAGATGAAATTGATAGCTGGATTATTGATGAATTTAAGCGCATTGGCTTAGATACAGCAAAATCGGTATTGGCTTTAACTGTTGGCGAGTTGGTAAAACGTACCGATCTGGAAGAAGAAACGGTAAAAGAAGTGCTATCAATATTGAATGCTGAGTTTGAATAA
- the rimP gene encoding ribosome assembly cofactor RimP, whose amino-acid sequence MNIEKRVRELVEEKIADKPNLFLVDVKMHSNGKLIVLLDGDDGVGIDDCVAVSRHVGFHLEEENVIETAYNLEVSSPGIDFPLSSPRQYAKNVGRTLGIKMADGVKREGILSALTEDAIVIEEKIKEKGKKAETVESVIPLDKITETKVLISFK is encoded by the coding sequence ATGAACATTGAAAAAAGAGTAAGGGAACTGGTAGAAGAGAAGATAGCCGATAAGCCGAATTTGTTTTTGGTGGATGTTAAAATGCACTCAAACGGAAAACTTATCGTTTTGCTTGATGGCGATGATGGTGTAGGTATTGACGATTGCGTGGCAGTAAGCAGGCATGTGGGCTTCCATTTAGAGGAAGAAAATGTAATTGAAACCGCCTACAACCTGGAAGTATCGTCGCCGGGGATTGATTTTCCGCTTTCGTCGCCAAGACAATATGCCAAGAATGTTGGGCGTACGTTGGGCATCAAAATGGCTGATGGCGTAAAACGGGAAGGGATTTTATCGGCATTAACCGAGGATGCCATTGTAATTGAAGAAAAAATAAAAGAAAAAGGGAAAAAGGCCGAAACTGTTGAGAGCGTTATCCCATTAGATAAAATAACAGAAACAAAAGTTTTAATATCATTCAAGTAG
- a CDS encoding prolyl oligopeptidase family serine peptidase has product MKKIFTLLLLANTAGAFAQKLDTLTIEKIMRDPKWIGVSPSNIHWSDDSKKILFTWNPDKIGPDELFAATPGGTGPQKVSISDRRGLPAENGSWNKKRTQKVFEKNGDLFLEDLKTGKITQLTHTEERESSPAFNGDESHIIFSQGSNLFYMKLNGNGLEQLTNFVKSKSKKGTDELNEEEKWLKRQQLELFDIVKVEKKEAKQDSTERADLAPKELKELIFGTKRVGRVKISPDERFVTYRLTKSADDVKNAIVPNYVTESGFTEDIPNRSKVGRPSSTSEAFIYDRQRDSVYRIKTSDLPGIKDAPDYLKDYPKEQDAYKKANADRAVTIEGIFWSENSANAVVVISAQDNKDRWIMRLDALTGKLSLLDRQRDEAWIGGPGIENSATGNVGFIDNYHFYFQSEASGYSHIYIVDINSGVKKQITSGKWEVQTLQLSNDKKRFYFTANIDHPGLTDFYSLPVDGGTPTKITGLKGGNDVTLSPDEKWLAIRYSYSNKPWELYVQANKPGARAVQVTRSISAEYESYPWRAPEIITFKNRYGSDVYARLYLPKKVDPAKPAVVFVHGAGYLQNVTYSWSYYFREFMFNNMLADNGYTVLDVDYTASAGYGRDWRTGIYRHMGGKDLTDQVDGVKYLVDKYGVNPKHVGLYGGSYGGFITLMGMFTEPDVFAAGGAIRSVTDWAHYNHEYTSNILNEPFTDETAYRKSSPIYFANGLKGNLLMLHGMIDQNVNYQDIIRLTQKLIELHKENWELASYPVEDHAFEQPSSWTDEYKRIYKLFEQTLKK; this is encoded by the coding sequence ATGAAAAAAATATTTACACTGCTATTACTGGCCAATACTGCCGGTGCTTTTGCCCAAAAGCTGGATACCCTTACCATTGAAAAAATTATGCGCGATCCAAAATGGATAGGTGTATCCCCATCAAACATTCACTGGAGCGATGATAGCAAAAAGATTCTTTTTACCTGGAATCCGGATAAGATCGGGCCGGATGAATTGTTTGCCGCTACCCCCGGCGGTACCGGGCCGCAAAAAGTAAGCATTTCCGATAGGCGCGGTTTGCCGGCCGAAAACGGTAGCTGGAATAAAAAACGCACCCAAAAAGTTTTTGAAAAAAATGGCGACCTGTTTTTAGAAGACCTAAAAACGGGCAAAATAACCCAGCTTACCCATACTGAGGAGCGCGAAAGCTCGCCGGCTTTTAATGGTGATGAAAGCCACATCATATTTTCGCAGGGCAGTAACCTGTTCTATATGAAGCTTAACGGAAATGGATTGGAGCAACTTACTAATTTTGTTAAATCAAAAAGCAAGAAGGGGACCGACGAACTTAACGAAGAAGAAAAATGGCTTAAAAGGCAGCAGCTGGAATTGTTTGATATTGTTAAGGTTGAGAAGAAAGAGGCAAAACAAGACTCGACCGAAAGGGCAGATCTGGCACCGAAGGAATTGAAGGAACTGATTTTTGGAACTAAACGGGTTGGGCGGGTTAAAATAAGCCCCGATGAGCGTTTTGTTACTTACCGGCTGACAAAATCTGCCGACGATGTAAAAAATGCCATCGTTCCTAATTATGTAACCGAATCGGGCTTCACAGAGGATATTCCCAACCGTTCAAAAGTAGGCAGGCCTTCATCAACATCCGAAGCATTTATTTACGACAGACAGCGCGATAGTGTTTACCGTATAAAAACATCAGACCTGCCGGGCATTAAAGACGCGCCTGATTATTTAAAAGATTACCCAAAGGAGCAGGATGCCTATAAAAAAGCGAATGCCGACAGGGCGGTAACTATTGAGGGTATATTCTGGAGCGAAAACTCAGCCAATGCTGTCGTAGTAATATCTGCCCAGGATAATAAGGACCGCTGGATTATGCGATTAGATGCCCTTACCGGCAAACTTAGCCTGCTCGACCGCCAGCGCGATGAAGCCTGGATTGGCGGTCCCGGAATTGAAAACTCGGCAACAGGGAACGTTGGTTTTATTGATAACTATCATTTCTATTTTCAAAGCGAGGCCAGCGGTTACTCGCACATCTATATAGTTGATATTAATAGCGGCGTAAAAAAGCAAATTACCAGTGGTAAATGGGAAGTACAAACGCTGCAGCTATCCAATGATAAAAAAAGATTCTACTTCACCGCTAATATCGATCATCCGGGGTTAACGGATTTTTACAGCCTGCCGGTGGATGGCGGTACACCAACAAAAATAACAGGCTTAAAGGGAGGAAACGATGTAACACTATCGCCCGATGAAAAATGGCTGGCCATCCGTTACTCCTACTCTAACAAACCATGGGAATTATATGTGCAGGCCAATAAACCCGGAGCCCGGGCGGTACAGGTTACCAGATCGATAAGCGCCGAATACGAATCGTACCCGTGGCGCGCGCCGGAAATCATCACCTTTAAAAACAGGTACGGCAGCGATGTTTACGCCCGTTTGTACTTGCCCAAAAAGGTCGACCCTGCAAAACCGGCTGTAGTGTTTGTACATGGCGCAGGCTACCTGCAAAACGTAACGTATTCCTGGAGCTATTACTTCCGCGAGTTTATGTTTAACAATATGCTGGCCGATAATGGTTATACCGTATTGGATGTTGATTACACCGCAAGTGCAGGCTACGGCCGCGACTGGCGAACAGGCATCTACCGGCACATGGGCGGTAAAGATTTGACAGACCAGGTTGATGGTGTAAAGTACCTGGTAGATAAATATGGCGTAAACCCTAAACACGTTGGCTTATATGGCGGATCATACGGCGGGTTTATTACGTTGATGGGCATGTTCACCGAACCGGATGTTTTTGCTGCCGGCGGTGCCATTCGCTCGGTTACCGATTGGGCACATTACAACCACGAGTACACTTCCAATATTTTAAACGAACCTTTTACAGATGAAACAGCTTACCGTAAAAGCTCGCCTATTTACTTTGCCAATGGCTTAAAAGGCAATTTATTGATGCTGCACGGCATGATAGACCAGAACGTGAACTACCAGGATATTATCCGCCTGACGCAGAAACTAATTGAGCTGCACAAAGAAAACTGGGAACTGGCATCGTACCCTGTAGAAGACCACGCCTTTGAACAACCCAGCAGCTGGACGGATGAGTATAAACGTATTTATAAATTATTTGAGCAAACGTTGAAGAAATGA
- a CDS encoding GNAT family N-acetyltransferase: MEIKSDGFILRELRLADAESLQKHADNPRIFDALLDRFPSPYTMADAVDFIGLAMAENVQTKFAIVINGEVAGVIGIDLRGDIYRKSALIGYWLGQDHWGKGIMPKAVKLVVNYGFANLDIVRLQAGVLGNNPKSMRVLEKAGFVKEAICKNAIIKNGLIFDEHLYATLKPSA, translated from the coding sequence ATGGAAATCAAAAGCGACGGTTTTATTTTACGTGAACTGCGTTTGGCCGATGCCGAATCGCTACAAAAACACGCTGATAACCCAAGGATATTTGATGCCCTTCTTGATCGCTTTCCATCGCCATACACAATGGCCGATGCCGTTGATTTTATTGGGCTTGCGATGGCCGAAAACGTGCAAACCAAATTCGCGATAGTTATTAACGGCGAAGTAGCCGGCGTAATTGGCATTGATTTAAGAGGTGATATTTACCGAAAATCGGCATTGATAGGCTATTGGCTGGGCCAGGACCATTGGGGCAAGGGGATTATGCCAAAGGCCGTAAAACTGGTAGTTAATTACGGGTTTGCCAACCTGGATATTGTACGACTACAGGCAGGTGTATTGGGCAATAATCCAAAATCGATGCGGGTATTGGAAAAGGCGGGGTTTGTAAAAGAAGCTATCTGTAAAAATGCCATCATTAAAAACGGCCTTATTTTCGACGAGCATTTGTACGCTACACTTAAGCCCTCTGCCTAA